One window of the Rosa rugosa chromosome 3, drRosRugo1.1, whole genome shotgun sequence genome contains the following:
- the LOC133735483 gene encoding piezo-type mechanosensitive ion channel homolog, giving the protein MGRFLGGFLLPLLLLAAAFMHWSLISLGDLISFLLILFHAPKIGFHFGRRLLLLWFIIVFSLCAIFSQLLYLVLWAIEWSTAEEWWGNLIGLLIAESWKSPSVVYFTVLQLSIVAVSLVDLYGSRFGPFSSFDSCWGKFLSTVDRLVCSHIRVASCLLLPAIQLVVGISRPSWVSLPFFIGSCVGLVDWSLTSNFLGLFRWWRPFHLYAGFNIVLLYLYQLPVEFPDMLQWVADFIGLFKITSASQWTEVCSSFSLVLFYIMLSCVKCDLEEMDFILSMKENNLTEHLLPSKHSFFIRQSRSGVRHTNVMLTGAVFRTFSINFFTYGFPVSLVALSFWSFHFASVCAFGLLAYVGYIIYAFPSLFRLHRLNGLLLVFILLWAVSTYIFNVAFTFLNWKIGKNMDIWEMVGLWHYPIPGFFLLAQFCLGMLVALGNLVNNSVFLCLSDEDGRSSTDNSTIEGEGETKVLIVATIAWGLRKSSRAIMLALIFLIAMKPGFIHAVYVIFFLIYLLSHNVNRKLRQSLILLCEVHFALLYIIRINPISSSLEQEGSLSAEVLLQLGLLEKESSWDFLEIALLACFCAIHNHGFEMLFSFSAIVQHTPSLPFGFGILKAGLNKSVLLSVYASSSTNYSHDNPSYERRIALFLSAIGQKFLSMYRSCGTYIAFLTILVSVYLMRPNYISFGYISLLLVWIIGRQLVERTKKRLWFPLKAYSITVFIFIYSLSSFPSIEVWLSRLIDLDFYLGYDSKASSLENVWESLAVLIVMQLYSYERRQSRYNRSDDPDLTEFGVLGFVKRFLIWHSNKILFIALFYASLSPICAFSFLYLLGLVICSTLPKASRIPSKSFLAYTGFLVTGEYLFQMLGSQAAMFPGQKHSNIALLLGFREFKAGFWGLESGLRGKVLVIAACTLQYNVFHWLEKMPSTILSNGMGEPCPLFVSAEDTNISAPIPSEDNRPSTPLSVKREAARSHSWPFFSPGLLQSLNPSTPKAGSSEGSSGSKYSFGYNIWGSTKESHKWNTKKILALRKERFETQKLISKIYMKFWMENLFNLFGLEINMIALLLASFALLNAISMLYIALLAACIILNRQIIRKLWPIFVFLFASILVLEYFAIWKSAWPPNHPDATNPRCYDCWQKSTMYFSYCKYCWLGLNVDDPRMLISYFMVFMLACFKLRADHLSSFSGLSTYREMISQRENTFVWRDLSFETKSMWTFLDYVRLYCYCHLLDLVLALVLITGTIEYDILHLGYLAFALVFFRVRLQILKKRNKMFKYLRIYNFALIVLSLAYQSPFVGCSGKCETIFEMIGFYKYDYGFQMTARSALVEIIIFMLVSLQSYMFSSKEFDYVSRYLEAEQIGMIVHEQEKKAAWKTAQLQHIRESEEKKRQRNLQVEKMKSEMLNLQIRLHSTNSVTDCGDSSPVSEGLRRRRSTSLNLNNDAWTPDKEGFPMKKEQIIRETSSNELHESPATGNLENLTVADSMKNSMQSIHCEITEIEEDVADGTFSDSEKKEKGKGKSMDNPLISAVHLIGDGVSQVQSIGNQAVNNLVSFLNIDQESDIHEHSAEDGVYDEMESQKIKYASFHRSSSLQSDMSSDATSLQLGRIIRHIWSRMRSNNDVVCYCCFVIVFLWNFSLLSMVYLAALFLYALCVNSGPSYIFWVIMLIYTEVYILLLYLYQIIIQHYGSHIASDLLRELGFPVRKMSSFVVSSLPLFLVYLFTLVQSSITAKDGEWMSSTDFNFYRRNALQGKEVPVGYSWSERAKDPLHIIVNVIQLICRSFFRYWVSLTQGAESPPYFVQVSMDVCSWPEDGIQPERIESGVNQLLRIIHDERCKAKDPKRCPFASRVHVQSIERSRENANVALVVFEVVYASPITDCGSVEWYKSLTPAADVAKEILKALHAGFVEEIGFPYPILSVIGGGKRDIDLFAYVFGADLSVFFLVAIFYQSIIKNKSDFLDVYQLEDQFPKEFVFILMIIFFLIVLDRIIYLCSFATGKVIYYLFNLILFTYSVTKYAWHMESSRQHAGGLALRAIFLAKSISLALQAIQLRHGIPHKSTLYRQFLTSEISRINYVGYRLYRALPFLYELRCVLDWSCTTTSLTMYDWLKLEDIHASLYLVKCDAVLNRATHKQGTKQTQMTKCCNGICLFFILICVIWAPMLMYSSGNPTNIANPIKDASVQVDIKTMSGRLTLYQSTLCEKIDWDNVNSDVNLDPQGYLETYNKKDVQLICCEADASVLWLVPDVVQTRFIRSLNWESNMAITFTWVLTRERPKGKEVVKYENNLGVEDLPKQSDVQKVLNGSINSFRIHNVYPRYLRVPGSGDVRPLEPGETFVTADLVINRASYQWWWSFSDINSSDVNGCGGLRGPMAIIMSEETPPQGILGDTLSKFSIWGLYITFVLAVGRFIRLQCSDLRMRIPYENLPSCDRLLAICEDIYAARAEGELGIEEILYWTLVKIYRSPHMLLEYTKPD; this is encoded by the exons ATGGGGAGATTTCTTGGTGGGTTTTTGTTGCCTCTGCTGCTGCTTGCAG CTGCTTTCATGCACTGGAGCTTGATCTCTCTTGGTGATCTCATATCTTTTCTTCTTATTCTATTTCATGCACCCAAAATAG GATTTCATTTTGGAAGGAGGCTTTTATTGTTGTGGTTCATCATCGTATTTTCTTTATGTGCTATTTTTTCTCAACTTCTATATCTGGTTCTATGGGCTATCGAGTGGAGTACAGCAGAAGAGTGGTGGGGAAACCTCATTGGACTCTTGAT AGCTGAGTCATGGAAATCACCATCTGTGGTATACTTTACGGTCCTTCAACTCTCCATAGTTGCTGTTTCATTAGTTGATTTGTATGGGAGCAGATTTGGTCCTTTTTCATCATTTGATTCGTGTTGGGGGAAATTCTTATCAACTGTTGATCGTTTAGTCT GTTCTCATATAAGGGTTGCTTCTTGCTTGCTGTTGCCTGCTATTCAACTGGTTGTTGGAATCAGCCGTCCCTCATGGGTTTCTCTACCATTTTTTATTGGGAGCTGTGTTGGTCTTGTGGATTGGTCCTTGACAAGCAATTTTCTAGGACTTTTCAG GTGGTGGAGGCCTTTTCACTTGTATGCAGGCTTCAACATTGTCTTGCTTTATCTGTATCAGCTCCCTGTGGAGTTTCCAGATATGTTACAATGGGTAGCTGATTTCATTGGTCTCTTCAAAATAACTTCAGCTTCCCAATGGACCGAAGTTTGTTCAAGCTTCTCTCTTGTACTTTTTTACATAATG TTATCCTGTGTTAAATGTGATCTAGAGGAGATGGATTTTATTTTGTCTATGAAAGAAAATAACTTGACGGAGCATCTTCTTCCCTCAAAGCATTCATTTTTTATTCGTCAATCTAG ATCTGGCGTAAGGCATACCAATGTCATGTTGACAGGAGCAGTTTTCCGGACCTTCAGTATCAACTTTTTCACATATGGTTTTCCG GTATCCTTGGTTGCTCTTTCCTTCTGGAGTTTTCATTTTGCAAGTGTTTGTGCTTTTGGGCTACTTGCATATGTTGGCTACATCATATATGCATTCCCTTCCTTATTCCGTTTGCATCGATTGAATGGGCTGCTTCTTGTCTTCATTCTCTTGTGGGCTGTTAGCACATATATCTTCAATGTAGCTTTCACATTCTTGAATTGGAAAATTGGGAAG AACATGGACATATGGGAGATGGTTGGCTTGTGGCATTATCCCATACCTGGATTCTTTTTGCTTGCACAATTTTGTCTTGGAATGTTGGTTGCTTTGGGTAATCTTGTGAATAACTCAGTTTTCCTTTGCTTGTCTGATGAGGATGGGCGATCATCAACTGACAATAGTACTATTGAAG GTGAGGGAGAGACCAAAGTATTGATTGTTGCCACAATAGCTTGGGGACTGCGCAAAAGCTCTCGGGCTATCATGCTGGCGCTAATATTTCTCATTGCCATGAAACCTGGTTTCATCCATGCTGTGTATG TGATATTCTTTTTGATATATCTTTTGAGCCACAACGTTAACAGAAAATTACGCCAGTCTTTGATTCTCCTATGCGAGGTTCACTTTGCACTATTGTATATCATTCGGATCAATCCGATCTCCAGTAGTTTGGAGCAAGAAGGCTCTTTGAGTGCAGAAGTCTTATTACAGTTAG GTCTCCTTGAAAAGGAAAGCTCGTGGGATTTCTTGGAAATAGCTTTGCTTGCTTGTTTCTGTGCAATTCATAACCATGGTTTTGAAATGCTTTTTTCGTTCTCAGCAATCGTGCAACATACACCTAGCCTTCCATTTGGATTTGGCATTTTGAAAGCTGGTCTGAACAAATCAGTATTGTTGTCAGTGTATGCCTCCTCGTCCACTAATTACAGCCATGACAATCCTTCTTATG AGAGAAGAATAGCATTATTCCTCAGTGCAATCGGGCAGAAGTTCCTATCTATGTACCGATCATGTGGAACCTACATTGCCTTTCTGACTATTCTTGTTAGTGTTTACCTGATGAGACCAAATTATATCTCATTTGGGTACATATCTCTTCTCCTCGTTTGGATAATTGGAAGACAACTCGTTGAGAGAACGAAAAAGCGCTTGTGGTTCCCATTAAAAGCATATTCAATTACAGTGTTCATATTTATCTATAGCTTGAGCAGCTTCCCCAGCATTGAGGTTTGGTTGTCCAGGTTGATAGACCTTGATTTCTATCTGGGGTATGACTCAAAAGCTTCGTCTTTGGAAAATGTTTGGGAATCCCTAGCAGTCTTGATTGTGATGCAACTTTACAGCTACGAGAGGAGGCAGAGCAGGTACAACAGGTCAGATGATCCTGATTTGACAGAATTTGGAGTGCTTGGGTTTGTAAAGCGGTTTCTCATTTGGCACAGCAACAAGATCTTGTTTATTGCATTATTCTATGCATCTTTGTCTCCAATTTGTgcgtttagctttttatatctCCTTGGCCTTGTCATCTGTTCAACTTTACCTAAAGCTTCACGAATCCCGTCTAAATCATTCTTGGCTTACACAGGATTTCTAGTAACAGGAGAGTATCTTTTTCAGATGTTGGGTAGCCAGGCTGCAATGTTTCCTGGACAAAAGCACTCTAATATTGCTCTTCTTTTGGGTTTCCGTGAATTTAAGGCTGGCTTCTGGGGTCTAGAATCTGGTTTGAGAGGAAAAGTGCTGGTGATTGCTGCATGCACTCTTCAGTATAATGTTTTCCACTGGTTGGAGAAGATGCCAAGTACTATTCTAAGCAATGGAATGGGAGAGCCTTGTCCATTGTTTGTGTCAGCAGAAGATACAAATATTAGTGCTCCTATCCCTAGTGAGGATAACAGGCCATCAACTCCACTTTCTGTGAAGCGAGAAGCGGCGAGAAGCCATTCATGGCCATTTTTCTCCCCTGGTCTGTTGCAATCACTCAATCCCTCAACCCCAAAAGCAGGAAGTTCTGAGGGTAGTAGTGGTAGCAAATATTCATTTGGGTATAATATTTGGGGAAGCACCAAGGAGAGCCATAAGTGGAATACGAAAAAAATCCTTGCCTTGCGAAAGGAGAGATTTGAAACACAAAAGCTCATCTCAAAAATCTATATGAAATTCTGGATGGAGAATTTGTTCAATCTCTTTGGTCTTGAGATAAACATGATTGCTCTGCTTCTTGCAAGCTTTGCTTTGTTGAATGCCATATCTATGCTATACATTGCATTGCTTGCTGCTTGTATTATTTTGAATCGGCAAATTATACGCAAGTTATGGCCAATATTCGTCTTCCTGTTTGCTTCCATTCTCGTTCTTGAGTATTTTGCCATCTGGAAGAGTGCTTGGCCTCCAAATCATCCTGATGCAACTAATCCACGTTGCTATGATTGCTGGCAAAAGTCAACCATGTATTTCAGTTACTGCAAGTACTGCTGGTTAG GACTTAATGTTGATGATCCTCGAATGCTTATCAGCTATTTTATGGTCTTCATGCTTGCTTGCTTCAAACTTCGTGCTGATCATTTGTCCAGCTTCTCGGGCTTATCAACGTACCGTGAGATGATATCTCAACGTGAAAATACATTTGTATGGAGAGACCTCTCTTTTGAAACTAAAAGCATGTGGACTTTCCTTGATTATGTGAGGCTTTACTGCTATTGCCATCTATTGGATCTTGTGCTTGCCTTGGTTTTGATTACTGGAACCATTGAGTATGACATCCTGCACCTTGGTTATCTCGCTTTTGCACTGGTTTTCTTTCGGGTTAGACTTCAAATACTAAAGAAAAGGAACAAGATGTTCAAGTACTTGCGCATATACAATTTTGCTCTCATTGTTCTATCTCTTGCATATCAATCTCCTTTTGTGGGTTGTTCTGGGAAGTGTGAGACCATATTCGAGATGATTGGCTTTTATAAATATGACTATGGGTTTCAGATGACTGCAAGATCAGCTCTCGTTGAAATTATCATATTTATGCTGGTATCACTTCAGTCATATATGTTTTCCTCTAAAGAGTTTGATTATGTGTCTCGATATCTTGAAGCTGAACAAATTGGTATGATTGTGCacgaacaagaaaaaaaagctGCATGGAAAACTGCACAATTACAACATATTCGTGAATCTGAGGAGAAGAAACGCCAGCGTAACCTGCAAGTGGAGAAGATGAAGTCAGAGATGCTCAACCTACAAATCCGGCTTCACAGCACGAACTCAGTTACTGACTGCGGTGACTCTTCTCCTGTCAGTGAAGGCCTAAGAAGGAGGAGAAGTACTTCTCTTAACTTGAACAATGATGCTTGGACCCCTGATAAAGAAGGTTTTCCCATGAAAAAGGAGCAGATAATTAGAGAGACTTCTAGCAATGAACTGCATGAATCTCCTGCAACAGGGAATCTGGAAAACCTCACAGTTgcggattctatgaaaaattcaATGCAATCTATTCATTGTGAGATCACCGAAATTGAAGAGGACGTTGCTGATGGTACATTTTCTGAttcagagaagaaagagaagggtaAAGGGAAATCAATGGATAACCCTCTAATATCAGCAGTTCATCTGATAGGTGATGGTGTTTCCCAGGTACAGTCCATTGGAAATCAAGCAGTTAACAACCTTGTCAGCTTCTTGAATATTGACCAAGAATCCGATATCCATGAGCACTCTGCTGAGGATGGGGTATATGATGAGATGGAGAGTCAGAAAATAAAGTACGCCAGTTTTCATCGTTCATCTTCCCTGCAGTCTGATATGAGTTCTGATGCCACAAGTCTGCAGTTAGGAAGGATCATCCGTCACATATGGTCCCGAATGCGGTCCAATAATGATGTTGTCTGTTATTGTTGCTTTGTCATCGTCTTTTTGTGGAACTTCAGTTTGCTTTCCATGGTGTATCTGGCAGCTTTATTCTTGTATGCACTGTGTGTTAATTCTGGTCCAAGTTACATATTCTGGGTTATCATGCTCATATACACAGAAGTTTATATTTTGCTTCTGTATCTATACCAGATTATCATCCAGCACTATGGTTCACATATTGCTTCAGACCTACTTCGTGAGTTGGGATTTCCTGTGCGTAAAATGTCTTCATTTGTTGTCAGTTCGTTGCCCCTATTTCTTGTGTACTTATTCACCCTTGTCCAGAGCTCTATAACCGCAAAGGATGGCGAGTGGATGTCTTCAACAGACTTCAACTTCTATAGGAGGAACGCTTTGCAGGGAAAAGAGGTTCCTGTCGGTTATAGCTGGAGTGAGAGGGCAAAGGACCCGCTGCACATAATTGTAAATGTCATACAGTTGATATGTAGAAGCTTCTTTAGGTACTGGGTATCACTGACACAGGGAGCAGAGTCCCCTCCTTACTTTGTTCAGGTTTCTATGGATGTGTGCTCCTGGCCAGAGGATGGGATACAGCCAGAAAGGATTGAGTCTGGAGTAAATCAATTGCTTAGAATCATCCATGATGAAAGATGCAAGGCAAAGGATCCTAAGCGATGCCCTTTTGCTAGCAGGGTGCATGTACAAAGCATTGAAAGGAGTCGAGAAAATGCAAATGTGGCCTTGGTCGTTTTTGAGGTAGTATATGCCTCCCCCATAACAGACTGTGGTTCGGTAGAATGGTACAAGTCACTAACTCCAGCAGCTGATGTGGCAAAGGAGATTCTTAAAGCACTGCATGCTGGCTTTGTTGAAGAAATAGGATTCCCATATCCTATACTCTCTGTTATCGGGGGAGGCAAAAGGGACATTGATCTGTTTGCCTATGTATTTGGTGCTGATCTAagtgttttctttttagtgGCCATATTCTACCAGTccattataaaaaataaaagtgaCTTTCTTGACGTGTATCAGCTTGAAGATCAATTTCCTAAAGAGTTCGTCTTCATCTTAATG attatttttttcttgattGTCCTTGATCGAATAATCTACCTCTGTTCATTTGCCACTGGAAAAGTGATTTACTACCTTTTTAACCTCATCCTCTTCACGTATTCAGTTACAAAGTATGCTTGGCATATGGAATCTTCCCGCCAACATGCTGGAGGATTAGCACTCCGTGCTATATTTCTTGCAAAATCAATATCTCTGGCACTGCAAGCTATACAACTTAGACATGGAATTCCTCATAAAAGCACTTTGTACCGTCAATTTTTGACCAGTGAAATTTCACGAATTAATTACGTAGGATATCGACTATATCGTGCTCTGCCGTTCCTTTATGAATTGAGATGTGTACTTGACTGGTCATGTACAACCACATCTTTGACCATGTATGATTGGCTGAAA CTGGAGGACATACATGCAAGCTTGTACCTCGTCAAATGTGATGCAGTCCTGAATAGAGCAACGCACAAACAAGGAACAAAGCAAACACAAATGACCAAATGTTGCAATGGGATTTGTCTGTTTTTCATATTGATTTGTGTTATTTGGGCTCCAATGCTG ATGTATAGCAGTGGTAACCCAACAAACATTGCAAATCCCATTAAAGATGCCAGTGTTCAAGTTGATATCAAGACAATGAGTGGAAGGTTGACCCTGTATCAGAGCACCCTCTGTGAAAAGATTGATTGGGATAACGTCAACTCTGATGTTAATCTTGACCCTCAAGGTTATTTGGAGACATATAACAAGAAAGATGTCCAGTTGATATGCTGTGAAGCTGATGCAAGTGTTCTGTGGCTTGTTCCTGATGTCGTTCAGACCAGATTCATACGGTCCCTCAATTGGGAGAGCAACATGGCTATAACTTTTACTTGGGTACTTACCAGGGAGAGACCCAAGGGCAAGGAAGTTGTGAAATATGAAAATAATCTTGGTGTTGAGGATCTTCCAAAACAATCAGATGTACAAAAAGTCCTTAATGGCTCTATCAACAGCTTTAGGATACACAATGTCTATCCAAGATACTTGCGTGTCCCAGGTTCTGGTGATGTCAGGCCACTGGAACCAGGG GAAACTTTCGTCACTGCGGACCTCGTTATAAATCGTGCTAGTTACCAGTGGTGGTGGTCCTTCAGTGACATCAATTCATCAGATGTCAACGGATGTGGCGGTTTGAGAGGACCCATGGCCATTATTATGTCTGAAGAAACGCCGCCAC AGGGTATTCTTGGTGACACACTAAGCAAGTTCAGCATCTGGGGTCTCTACATAACATTTGTTCTTGCTGTTGGCCGCTTTATCAGACTTCAGTGCTCTGACCTAAGAATGAGAATCCCCTATGAAAATCTTCCCTCCTGTGATAG GTTGTTGGCCATTTGTGAGGATATATATGCTGCAAGAGCAGAGGGTGAGCTTGGTATTGAAGAGATCCTTTACTGGACACTGGTGAAGATTTACAGATCACCACACATGCTGCTAGAGTACACGAAACCTGACTAG
- the LOC133735486 gene encoding methyl-CpG-binding domain-containing protein 4-like yields the protein MKDAHETPKSSSKKPYSGQGSIDVLAAQCEKCKKWRVIQSEEEFEEIRSKLSEEPFYCNRRSAVSCEDPADIEYDSTRTWAVDKPDIQKTPEGFKRHLVLRKDYSKLDTYYITPEGKKVRSQNEVAAILKSNPKYKGISPSDFDFGSPKVMEDTVPVDVPKKVPGSSNKKLKTTKD from the exons ATGAAGGATGCTCACGAAACCCCAAAATCCTCGTCCAAG AAACCGTATTCAGGGCAAGGTTCAATTGATGTACTTGCTGCACAATGTGAGAAATGCAAGAAATGGAGGGTGATTCAATCTGAAGAAGAGTTCGAAGAAATCAGAAGCAAGCTCAGTGAGGAACCATTCTATTGCAACAGAAGATCTGCTGTGTCTTGTGAAGATCCTGCTGATATTGAGTACGATTCTACTAGGACATGGGCTGTTGACAAGCCTGACATTCAGAAGACACCGGAAGGGTTTAAGAGGCATTTGGTGCTTAGGAAAGACTATTCCAAACTGGATACCTATTATATTACACCTGAGGGCAAAAAAGTGAGATCCCAAAATGAGGTAGCTGCAATCTTGAAAAGCAATCCCAAGTACAAAGGCATATCCCCTTCAGATTTTGACTTTGGAAGCCCAAAAGTCATGGAAGACACTGTTCCTGTGGATGTTCCTAAGAAGGTTCCTGGTAGCAGCAACAAAAAACTTAAAACAACAAAGGACTGA